From the genome of Clavelina lepadiformis chromosome 2, kaClaLepa1.1, whole genome shotgun sequence:
TCACTCTTTCGTATTTAATATATCCTGTAAAAATTCTAGCACTTTTAGCGCCTATTTTTGTTGTCGTTCCTCGATTTCGCGCCAGAAATTATACCCATTGCTGCTGGTGGTGGCGCAAAATGATTTCCCTTCtgtaaaaaacgcaaacagcgAAACCATTCGACGACTTTTGATCtaagaataaaattaaattcaaaaacCTTATCTGAATCCTGATTTAGCCTACATACATGTTTGCATTCATCGTACGTTGGGCTTGGGTAATCTGTAGCTTACTTGTACTATAGACATCCGATACAATTCTGACCACTTATGATTGATGGTTGCCTATTTCTTTGATGTTTTTTAGAAATagaatatttcaataaaatatacCTCATTTGAATTATTGATATGACGAGTGCTTGATGGCTTATaaaagtgatatattttataattCCACTGGctgtaaaatacttttatagtCAAGTAGTATTATAGTCTTCTAGAAAGCCATTAAATACATTTCAGAATATCTGCGTTATAATgaacaaaactgttttaaagttttaagaaTTAGGAAGTACCGCATATAAGTTGAtattcaaaagaaaaagtagCCTAAAGGAATACCTGCAAAAAGTATAGGCTAAATACAAGTTACGACAAACTTCTGAAAAACACTTGCATAAAATAACTACTTTCAGTGAATTGCTGAACAAGTACTCTTACTGAAGTACAAGTACTCTCACGgctttaattgaaaaaatacgAGTTTAATGTTACTATTGCGATAAAAGTTTTGAGAAAGTGTGAGCATCTGTATACGAGAATCTTCGAACAACTGTCGAATCTTTTAGTGCCGATTTGTCAGCAGTAAGCATATACCATATCCAAAATGATTAGTGAAATAACAAGCTGTATCCTACCGCAATGGCGCAAGCATGAAAAGCAGCGGTATATAGATGTGGCAAATAGTTTCATTTATATTTCACAACCTTCCTTTTGAATGAATTAACCGTCTGCAGTAATTTTGACCTAACACAAATCATTTATTGGCTTCTCACACAGAGCGTTATAACGTCTTCCGCTACACGGTACATCGTTAGCCTGGTATTTTGGGGTTTTGTAATTTATGTGAGCACATCGACTGTATCGACCATCATTCGGCTCACCAGGAAGCCAGGCTGCAGTTTCTTCTGTTGCTGGTACCTCGTCAACCCAAACCCATTGTCCATCATAGTCGAGATCGCTTAATCCTATCCAAGTTAAAGTAGAAGTCCTGAACAAGGCAGTAGCAAGGTTTCTGCAAAGAAATTAGTCACTGAAAAAAGAACTTTTACAGTTCAAAATACAGCTATAGCTATATGGCAGTCTTTAAAGCGTAATTTTAAAGTAGACTGAACCCCTCCtacatattttcttttatgaaaataattgtGTGTAGCTTAGAATTAACATTAGCTTATCTTTGCCCTAAATCGCGATAAAGCGAAATAAAAGAGTTCAAAAGCATGAGCAAAGTCCAAAGCAAAACTAACAAGTATTAAAACGTGTATTGATTATAAAGGTCAATTACAACCGGGTTAAAACATGTTAGCAATCTCTCCACACAAATATAAATTCAAGGTAATATAAAAGCAACCGATTAGATCTGATTTTAAACTAATTCTTTAAACACTTCAGCCTGTAAGAAGTCGCATGAAAGCCTTTATTTCATTACTCATCACGTCCTTTCTCCTCATCGTATGTCAATAGAACAACTGGGCAAAAGTTAACGTAAACAAGGTTTGGATGGAGTGTTTGCCAGGCGCTCTAGAGGTTTATTTACTACTACAGTATAAATCACTTACAATGCGTCATAAAACCATGTGAAAGAGTTATAATCAACGGACGCaggtaacaaacaaaacctcagcgtttaatttaaattgtggccttaaaattttaggtgAGTTTTATGTACATCTATAACTATTTTTCTAATTTATATTTCATATTCTTATTCAATTTTACCTTCTCACACTTAAGTTCCTCATTCCGACAGCAGCCAGATCTGCGCCCATATTTTGACAACTCCTTCTGCTTTCTTGCCACGTTAGTGTGGTTGTAATAACCTTATATTGGTAACCGTTGTTTGGTGCAtaccatccattttcaggctTTGTTGTTTCTGAAATACAGAGCGTATCAATATTATAAAGCACTTGACCTAAAAGccaaacatcaaaataaaatgtatagACCATACGATTTTATTATAACTCATATTTTATTAGAACTTAATAGATGATAAAACTTGTGTAACCTATAATTTGCATGGGCATATAGTCTACATTAAATCTTACGTTTACACAAAGAATAAATCTTATCTTCGAGCAACTGGATTTGGTTGCTGTGGGTCTCTAACATTTCCTGGATAGCTGCAAATTGGTACATTTAAGAAATTTTCTACAATACCTTCGTAAAATTCTTGATAAAATCAAACGGTGTAGCAAtcaaaccaatgaaagttatcaaacatatttttgttaaacagACATCGGATCTTTTAAGTTTCCGCTTGATTATTAATATGCAGCACGGAAAATAGCTATTAAACAGGAAAGAAGAAAATATAGTTATAGTAAATGCATATTATGGTATACTAAACACCCATTGATAGAAAAGCAAGTTCTTTTTTGTCACTATACCACGGGTTTTCAAACGTTTCGATGACCGTACCGTTTCGTTGTTGTTTGGTTGTTGATCGTATACCTCGTATACGTAGTATTTAGTAAATATGTAGTATTTTGATGAAACTCTTACTGatgcaaagaagaaaaaagcaattttcgTAGGCCAACTGATTAAAATCTGATCTGGTTAAAATGTGGCCAATGGTTGAAAACCTAAGCATTATACCTTTTAATTGGTTTGTTCCTTTGGGAGCAGGCGCACCAGCTTCACCTTTCATACCTTTTTCACCAACTTCACCCTTTTGTCCGGGAACTCCCCGTTTTCCAGGGCGCCCTGGAGGTCCCCCAAGGTTTTCTGAAGCGCCTTGGGTTAGTCCTTGATCAAAGCAAATACCTAATACCACAACGTACACTAcaaactttaacatttttatattttgtaatcCTTGTTTTCTATatcaaacaaaagaaaacataatttgtaatttttttaggttGTTTACGCATAGAGCGCTTATTCTACCATTATTAAAAAACTGAATACAATCGTAACACTTTCCGATGCCGACTGTCTAATAAACTCAAATTTAAACAGAACTTTCCACTGAGGTTTATGGTTCATCTTGTTCACTGAAAAATTCAGCTTAAGGGCTTCACTGGAAATCAGATGCCACGTTAGCGTTCACGCGTGGCTAAACATACGTAAGTGGAAATGAATCAGGTATTCAAGatacttgaaataaaaactttgtgcttttttgataaattattaatattatccTTACAAAAGTTTAACTAACGTTGTTGTCTTTATGCCAAAAGAACGTCGTCCACAAGCATTTATGGAAATAGAGATGGCAAAAATGGAAGAGATATGTAAATAGCGTAGTGGAGATCATATATCGTTGATTATGAAGTCGTATTAGTAAaataattcttgtaaaaaagTAAGCTAATTAAAGAATCCTTTTATGGGTGGATTCTAAGAAAACATGCTTCTAGTGAcgcttaatatttttcaagaagGTAAGTAGCATGTTCCGAAATTTAACACCAAAAACGTTATTAAttgttgtttagtttttgtctgcattaggtttttactttttctgtaGTAGCCTACGAGGTGAGTGAATTTTGCTGTTATTCCATTGAACATGTTATAGTGTATATGTGGAACGTGATTATTCAGCTTTTTGTGCATAAAGACGTTAGactcaatttttaaatttagaacATGCCTATTACATTTACAGTCTTCATATCAAAATCAACACCGGcggtatttttgtttgaagacATATAAAGAACCTTACTCAGAAATATCCTATAAAATAATCACATACTTTTTTGCATACGGTTCACAAACGTATTTTGCCAGTGGCATCAGACAGAAATGATGTTATATCAGGTTATGATACAAAATAAGTGAACTACTACGTTCCAGAGCATGAAGGCAGTGGGTTTCTTTCAACATTTCCAAGTTTTCGATTTTGCAAATTTGCCAACGCATTTACTCTGTAAAAAGATGTTAGTGTCATCTGCGTACATGCGTGGCTTTTGTACACTTATGGCACCAATTAAAATTGTTGACGtaaattagaaaaattaaCGCGACTAAAAAATAAAGCCTTAAGGTAGGCTCCACCATGCTTAATTCCTTTCGATTTCACAGTTTTCGTATGCTATAAAGCcgttattaaattatttaaatcgGCAGTTGGGTTTGGTTGGTTGTAATGTAGGTATTACTTCAATTGCTGTCTTAGTGTTTAACAGGTGCCGCGGTTCACGGTTGATGTGAATAAAGCCAGATACATGGAAGTTTCATTAGGTATTTTCAAATGCGTCAAAATTTTTGATGGTTTGTGAAAAGGCTGCCAAGGTAGTTGTAGGGTATAGTTTTTCCTAAACTCAAATTGATAATTAAGCCTGGTTAATTTGTAGCGGTTTGGGTTGTATTTTTTAATGCCATTACGTCATTTCTTGCAGAAGTattttctagttattgattgaa
Proteins encoded in this window:
- the LOC143445864 gene encoding C-type lectin mannose-binding isoform-like isoform X1; translation: MLKFVVYVVVLGICFDQGLTQGASENLGGPPGRPGKRGVPGQKGEVGEKGMKGEAGAPAPKGTNQLKAIQEMLETHSNQIQLLEDKIYSLCKQTTKPENGWYAPNNGYQYKVITTTLTWQESRRSCQNMGADLAAVGMRNLSVRRNLATALFRTSTLTWIGLSDLDYDGQWVWVDEVPATEETAAWLPGEPNDGRYSRCAHINYKTPKYQANDVPCSGRRYNALCEKPINDLC
- the LOC143445864 gene encoding lectin BRA-3-like isoform X2; its protein translation is MLKFVVYVVVLGICFDQGLTQGASENLGGPPGRPGKRGVPGQKGEVGEKGMKGEAGAPAPKGTNQLKETTKPENGWYAPNNGYQYKVITTTLTWQESRRSCQNMGADLAAVGMRNLSVRRNLATALFRTSTLTWIGLSDLDYDGQWVWVDEVPATEETAAWLPGEPNDGRYSRCAHINYKTPKYQANDVPCSGRRYNALCEKPINDLC